The following are encoded together in the Salinibacter grassmerensis genome:
- a CDS encoding AMP-binding protein, with the protein MSTDMSHPSNSFPFGQDVVWRPDPDVVADSNLRQFMDQHDLADLSALRARAASDVAWFWDAVLDDLDIEFYDPYDQIVDLSAGIERPSWCVNGKMNIVHNLLDRWQGTPVEDRAALRWEGEDGTTKTLTYGELHRRVCRCANALREMGLGTGDRIGLYMPMTPEIVIAFLAIAKIGGVLLPLFSGYGVGALVTRLQGAEAQALFTADGFARRGRPIEMKETADAAVEQCPTVEHVIVRRHLGRDDTPMTTGRDRFWDDFVAGHDPEARTARTSADDVVMVIYTSGTTGPPKGTVHTHCGFPIKGAQDMYHPMDLKPGETMYWMSDMGWMMGPWLVFGTLTVGATMVLYDGAPDHPDPGRLWRMVDDHEVTHLGVSPTLIRALKTHGDAPVTASNRSSLRAIGSTGSPWDPESWSWCFETVLDGERPILNYSGGTEISGGILCGNFLEPLKPAAFSGPVPGMDADVVDADGTPVREEVGELVLRAPWIGMTRGFWGDDDRYHEAYWDRLDDVWVHGDFAAVDEDGLWYILGRSDDTINVAGKRLGPAEIEALLNAHEAVAESAAIGVPHDVKGSEIVAFVMLEPDHAETAALREELMQVVVDEMGKPLKPREIRFTDALPKTRNAKVMRRVIRAAYLGEELGDTSSLEDPSTVEAIQEAR; encoded by the coding sequence AGCACGGGCCGCCTCGGACGTCGCCTGGTTCTGGGACGCGGTGCTCGACGACCTGGACATTGAATTTTACGATCCGTACGACCAAATCGTCGACCTCTCGGCGGGCATTGAGCGGCCCTCCTGGTGCGTAAACGGGAAGATGAACATTGTCCACAACCTCCTCGACAGGTGGCAGGGCACGCCCGTGGAGGACCGCGCGGCGCTGCGCTGGGAGGGCGAGGACGGGACCACGAAGACGCTGACGTACGGCGAGCTTCACCGGCGCGTCTGTCGCTGTGCAAACGCGCTGCGGGAGATGGGGCTCGGGACGGGCGACCGAATTGGCTTGTACATGCCCATGACCCCGGAGATCGTCATTGCATTCCTGGCGATCGCAAAAATTGGGGGGGTGCTGCTGCCTCTCTTCAGTGGGTACGGGGTCGGGGCACTGGTCACCCGGCTCCAAGGGGCGGAGGCGCAAGCCCTCTTCACGGCCGACGGCTTTGCGCGCCGAGGTCGTCCCATCGAGATGAAAGAAACCGCGGACGCGGCCGTCGAGCAGTGCCCCACGGTCGAACACGTCATCGTCCGTCGTCACCTCGGGCGGGATGACACGCCCATGACGACCGGGCGCGACCGCTTCTGGGACGATTTCGTGGCGGGGCACGATCCGGAGGCCCGCACGGCCCGCACCAGCGCCGACGACGTGGTCATGGTCATCTACACGAGCGGCACCACCGGGCCGCCGAAGGGGACGGTACACACCCACTGCGGCTTTCCCATCAAGGGCGCGCAGGACATGTACCACCCGATGGACCTGAAGCCGGGAGAGACGATGTACTGGATGAGTGACATGGGATGGATGATGGGCCCGTGGCTCGTCTTCGGCACGCTCACGGTGGGGGCGACCATGGTGCTCTACGACGGAGCCCCCGATCACCCTGACCCTGGACGCCTCTGGCGAATGGTAGACGACCACGAGGTGACCCACCTCGGCGTCTCCCCCACCCTCATTCGTGCCCTCAAGACGCACGGCGACGCGCCCGTGACAGCGTCCAATCGGTCGAGCCTCCGCGCCATCGGTTCCACCGGCAGTCCTTGGGACCCCGAGTCCTGGTCGTGGTGCTTCGAAACGGTGCTCGACGGCGAGAGGCCGATTCTTAACTACTCCGGCGGCACCGAGATCTCCGGCGGCATCCTCTGTGGCAACTTCCTGGAGCCCCTCAAGCCCGCCGCATTCTCCGGCCCAGTCCCCGGCATGGACGCCGACGTCGTGGACGCGGACGGCACGCCGGTCCGGGAGGAGGTCGGCGAGCTCGTCCTGCGGGCGCCCTGGATCGGCATGACGCGCGGCTTCTGGGGCGACGACGACCGCTACCACGAGGCGTACTGGGATCGGCTCGACGACGTATGGGTGCACGGCGACTTTGCGGCCGTCGACGAAGACGGGCTCTGGTACATCCTGGGCCGCTCAGACGATACGATTAACGTGGCCGGCAAGCGCCTCGGCCCGGCCGAGATTGAGGCGCTTCTCAACGCCCACGAGGCGGTCGCCGAGAGCGCGGCCATCGGCGTGCCACACGACGTGAAGGGTTCTGAGATCGTCGCCTTCGTGATGCTGGAGCCGGACCACGCCGAAACCGCGGCCCTCCGCGAGGAGCTGATGCAGGTCGTCGTGGACGAGATGGGCAAGCCCTTGAAGCCGCGTGAGATTCGCTTCACCGACGCCCTGCCCAAGACGCGCAACGCCAAGGTCATGCGGCGCGTAATCCGGGCGGCGTACCTGGGAGAAGAGCTCGGCGATACGTCAAGCCTGGAAGACCCGAGCACCGTCGAGGCCATCCAGGAGGCGCGGTAG
- a CDS encoding carboxypeptidase-like regulatory domain-containing protein, with product MWVRLVALLAVLTCVPGGASGQSTGVIEGRVLDADSNAPLPRTHVFVVESMHGTVTDSSGRFRLEGVRLGSKRLYVSRVGHERRALSLRPAPDRPLTVTVRLDDKVLDSPPVTVSAERDDEWYERLDHFRRLFIGRSDLAEDCTLVNPEVLRFDDKWWGRFEAWAEKPVVIENRALGYRLTYFLKEFEERGSVVRWDGEPLFEALTPTDSAEAARWRQNRLGAYRGSLRHFLRALMSDRLDAEHFDLYRLPRASAVRRTARADRFPTSRDRILEAGPDSTYLLNAHDRLEVVYHGRPERKAYLEWADLRRRTPRDHQTSRIEINERPLHVDPSGEIMEPYGATLYQYFAFTARMAQRLPRGYEPPR from the coding sequence ATGTGGGTGCGTCTCGTTGCGCTCCTGGCCGTCTTGACGTGTGTGCCTGGGGGCGCGTCGGGCCAGTCCACCGGCGTCATTGAAGGACGGGTGCTCGACGCCGACTCGAATGCGCCACTCCCCCGCACCCACGTCTTCGTAGTGGAGTCAATGCACGGCACCGTGACCGATTCAAGCGGGCGGTTTCGGCTGGAGGGCGTCCGCCTGGGCTCGAAGCGGCTGTACGTGTCGCGGGTGGGACACGAGCGGCGTGCGCTCTCCCTCCGGCCCGCCCCCGATCGTCCCTTGACCGTGACCGTGCGCCTCGACGACAAGGTGCTCGATTCACCGCCGGTCACGGTCTCGGCGGAGCGCGACGACGAGTGGTACGAGCGTCTGGACCACTTCAGGCGTCTGTTCATCGGGCGCTCGGACCTAGCAGAGGACTGCACGCTCGTGAACCCCGAGGTCCTCCGCTTCGACGATAAGTGGTGGGGTCGGTTCGAGGCGTGGGCCGAGAAGCCGGTGGTCATCGAAAACCGGGCCTTGGGCTACCGCCTCACCTACTTCCTGAAGGAATTCGAAGAGCGGGGGTCGGTGGTGCGGTGGGACGGCGAGCCGCTCTTTGAGGCCCTCACGCCGACGGACTCTGCGGAGGCCGCCCGGTGGCGGCAAAACCGACTGGGGGCCTATCGAGGGTCCCTCCGTCACTTCCTCCGTGCCCTCATGAGTGACCGGCTCGACGCGGAGCACTTTGACCTCTACCGCCTGCCTCGGGCGTCCGCCGTCCGCCGCACTGCGCGCGCCGATCGCTTCCCCACGAGCCGCGATCGCATTCTGGAGGCCGGCCCCGACTCCACCTATCTCCTCAACGCTCACGATCGGCTGGAGGTGGTCTATCACGGGAGGCCGGAACGCAAGGCGTACCTTGAATGGGCCGACCTGCGCCGGCGCACGCCTCGGGACCACCAGACGTCCCGGATCGAAATCAATGAACGGCCTCTCCACGTCGACCCGTCCGGCGAAATTATGGAGCCCTACGGGGCCACGCTCTACCAGTATTTTGCCTTCACCGCCCGGATGGCTCAGCGCCTGCCTCGTGGGTATGAACCGCCGCGGTAG
- a CDS encoding YraN family protein produces the protein MATTNDIGDRGEEIAATHLDEAGYEILERNYRYERNELDLVCRRPGADTEYVFVEVKTRSGTGFGAPEASITAQKREALHHAARGYLHEHASEGAPARFDVVTVMLTDRAPEVHHYENAFWAS, from the coding sequence ATGGCAACGACCAACGACATTGGAGACCGCGGGGAAGAGATCGCCGCCACCCATCTCGACGAGGCCGGCTATGAGATATTGGAGCGCAACTACCGCTATGAACGCAACGAGTTGGATCTGGTGTGTCGGAGGCCCGGTGCGGATACGGAGTACGTTTTCGTGGAAGTAAAGACCCGGAGCGGGACGGGATTTGGGGCGCCGGAAGCCTCGATCACCGCACAGAAACGAGAGGCACTGCACCACGCGGCCCGAGGCTACCTCCACGAGCATGCGTCCGAGGGGGCTCCGGCCCGCTTCGACGTCGTGACGGTCATGCTGACCGACCGGGCACCGGAGGTTCACCACTACGAAAATGCCTTCTGGGCCAGCTGA